Genomic window (Marinobacter fonticola):
GCGTTTCAGCCTGCCGACGCCGGTGCTGCCGCTGTATCGCAACAGCCGGCGTCAGCTATGGACGCCGAAAGTCACTGTGGTTTGTGAAACCGATATCGCCGAAGCGCGCCTGCGCGTCGCCAGCAAAACGCCGCCGGAAGCCGGTGAATGCGAGATGTTGGCAGCCTCAAGGACGCGCAACGATCGCGGCGTTTTGACCAAAGCACTGGACCGGATTTTCGGCTAATTTAAAAGGGAGTGGCATAGCGTGGATATCTGGCAGGCGTTGGTTGCCGAACTGACGTCGATTAATTGGGGTGCCTGGGTCAGGGTCGTCGCTCTGCTGGCGATCGGCTTTCTGTTGGCATCGTTGGCTGCTCGCAGTCTTAGCGGTTTCCTCCGCAGTCGTTCGTCTCGGCATGTGACGGCGATGTTCCGCCGTTTGGCGTTCTATGCAGTCTTCGTCATTTTCATTATTGCCGCGCTACGGGAAGCCGGATTCGATCCGACCGTGTTGCTGGGGGCGGCGGGTATACTGACCGTAGCCATCGGCTTTGCCTCCCAAACGTCGGCATCCAACATGATTAGCGGGCTGTTTCTGCTTATGGAGAAGCCCTTTGAAATTGGTAACTTCATTGAGGTGGACGGGACCATCGGTGAGGTTATCGGCATCGACATGCTGAGCGTCAAGCTGCGGACCGTCGACAATCTGTATGTACGGATACCCAACGAGACGCTGATCAAGACGCGGGTGATTAATCGCTCGCGGTTTCCGATACGGCGCCTGGATCTGACGATTGGCATTGCTTACCGGGAAGATGTCCGCCGGGTGGAGACACTGCTGCTGGAACTGGCGAAAAACAACAGTTTTTGCCTGGAGGAGCCTAGGCCTTTTGTGCAGATGACCGCATTCGGTCCGTCCTCGGTGGACTTGCAGTTTTCCTACTGGGTGCCGGCCGAGAGGGTATTGGAAGGTCGCAGTGAAATGATGGAAGCCATTAAGACAACGTTTGATCGGGAGAGTATTGAGATTCCGTTCCCACACACCAGTGTCTATGCCGGTAGCCAGTCAGCGCCATTCCAAATAGAGCTGGTTAATGGAAAGGGAACCTCTGATTAAGGTCTATGGGCGATTCTGCAAGCCTTGCCCGAAGGGGCCCGCCCTGAAAGCCGGACTCCGTGTTGCGACTTCTGGAAAGGCCACCAGCCTTCCTGCGAAGTCGCGCCTTGATTCCGGCTTTCAGGGCGGGCCAGAATCGTCAATAGACCATCAGAGGTTCCATAACAGGATGTGACTCATGAGGAAAAATGATACCGCGACTACGGCCAGTAAAAACCTGATTGCGCTGGGCTGGCGTGAATGGCTGGGCTTGCCGGAATTAGGTATTGACCGCATCAAGGCCAAGATCGATACCGGAGCACGCACCTCTTGCCTGCACACCTTTCGGATGGAACCTTACACCCAGGACGACGAGCGTCGGGTGCGCTTTTGGGTCCATCCGTACCAGAACGATATGCACACCGTGGTGGAGTGCGATGCCCCGGTACTCGATGAGCGCATGGTCTCCGACTCCGGGGGCCATCGGGAACAGCGATTGGTGATTGTCACACCGGTGGTCGTTGGCGAGACGCCCTGGAATGTCGAGATGACACTGACCAATCGCGATTCCATGCGATTTCGAATGCTGCTGGGGCGAACGGCTATGGCCGGCCGTGCCCTGGTCCAGCCCGAATATTCTTATCTGGCCGGAGAACCGGCTACAGGGAGCAACACATGAAGATTGCCGTGCTTTCGCGCAACAAGTCGCTCTACTCCACACGACGCCTGGTAGAGGAAGGCCTCAACCGAGGCCATGAAGTGCGCGTAGTGGACTGTCTGCATTGCTACATGAATATCACCTCTGCCAAGCCCGAGATTCACTACCGCCGGGAAGTTCTGGACGACTTCGATGTCGTGATTCCCCGTATCGGCGCTTCGGTCACCTTCTACGGCACCGCCGTGCTGCGTCAGTTCGAAATGATGGGCGTCTTTCCGGTGAACGAGTCCGTGGCCATTAGTCGCTCACGGGACAAGCTGCGTTCGCTGCAGCTGTTGGCACGTAAAGGGGTGGGCATGCCGGTGACCGGCTTCGCCAACAAGCCCGACGACGTGCCCGAGCTGATCCGCATGGTGGGCGGTTCGCCGGTGGTGATTAAATTGCTGCAAGGCACCCAGGGCATCGGCGTGGTGCTGGCGGAAACCCGCAAGGCGGCCGAAAGCGTGATCGAGGCCTTTATGGGTCTAAAAGCGGACATTCTGGTGCAGGAATTCATCAAGGAAGCCGGCGGCGCCGATATCCGCTGCTTTGTCATCGGCGACAAAGTGATTGCCGCCATGAAGCGCCAGGCCGGAGAAGGGGAGTTCCGCTCCAACCTGCACCGGGGCGGCACGGCCTCGTTGGTGCGGATCTCGCCGGAAGAGCGCCGTACTGCCATTGCTGCGGCCAAGGCCATGGGTTTGAATGTCGCCGGCGTGGATTTGCTCCGCTCCAGCCGTGGGCCGCTGGTGATGGAGGTGAATTCGTCGCCCGGTCTTGAAGGTATCGAGACTGCGACCGGAAAGAACATTGCCGGAATGGTCATCGACTGGACCGAGCGGAACCAGAGACCCTGGAAAACCCGTACCAAAGGGAGAGGTTAAGATGGCACGGGCGCCTTATAAAATCGCTGGCGAGGAGATTCCCGCAGGGACCCGGAAAACGGTTGAAGTGCCAGTGGCGAAACTCTACACCCATACGCCGCTGCACATCCCGGTGGAAGTGGTGCATGGCCGCCGGGACGGCCCGGTGCTCCTGGTCTGCGCCGCCATTCACGGCGACGAGATCAATGGCGTTGAAATTATCCGCCGGGTGCTGCGCTATGGCGCTTTGCGCCATCTGCGAGGCACATTGATCGCAGTGCCGATTGTC
Coding sequences:
- a CDS encoding ATP-dependent zinc protease family protein — encoded protein: MRKNDTATTASKNLIALGWREWLGLPELGIDRIKAKIDTGARTSCLHTFRMEPYTQDDERRVRFWVHPYQNDMHTVVECDAPVLDERMVSDSGGHREQRLVIVTPVVVGETPWNVEMTLTNRDSMRFRMLLGRTAMAGRALVQPEYSYLAGEPATGSNT
- a CDS encoding mechanosensitive ion channel family protein; protein product: MDIWQALVAELTSINWGAWVRVVALLAIGFLLASLAARSLSGFLRSRSSRHVTAMFRRLAFYAVFVIFIIAALREAGFDPTVLLGAAGILTVAIGFASQTSASNMISGLFLLMEKPFEIGNFIEVDGTIGEVIGIDMLSVKLRTVDNLYVRIPNETLIKTRVINRSRFPIRRLDLTIGIAYREDVRRVETLLLELAKNNSFCLEEPRPFVQMTAFGPSSVDLQFSYWVPAERVLEGRSEMMEAIKTTFDRESIEIPFPHTSVYAGSQSAPFQIELVNGKGTSD
- the rimK gene encoding 30S ribosomal protein S6--L-glutamate ligase; this translates as MKIAVLSRNKSLYSTRRLVEEGLNRGHEVRVVDCLHCYMNITSAKPEIHYRREVLDDFDVVIPRIGASVTFYGTAVLRQFEMMGVFPVNESVAISRSRDKLRSLQLLARKGVGMPVTGFANKPDDVPELIRMVGGSPVVIKLLQGTQGIGVVLAETRKAAESVIEAFMGLKADILVQEFIKEAGGADIRCFVIGDKVIAAMKRQAGEGEFRSNLHRGGTASLVRISPEERRTAIAAAKAMGLNVAGVDLLRSSRGPLVMEVNSSPGLEGIETATGKNIAGMVIDWTERNQRPWKTRTKGRG